The segment CGTCCCGTATCCGTGAGCGTAGCGTTCCCGATTCCGTATCCCCGTATCCGTGAGCGCAGCGTTCCCGATTCCGTATTCCCGCTCCGCTTCACTTATTCCCCGCCGTGGAAAAACCGTCAAAATCCGCTTTGTTGAGCAAAATCAACGTGTCACAAAGTGGGACTTGAAGCACATTTCTTATCACGAAAATTCAACAACTATCCCTTTTATCAATATGAAACCGTGACTCTCGATTCGTAAGTTATTGATGTTCTCATCACTAAACGTGACCTTGAGCCCATAATTTTCGTCAAAATAATTTTTGTGATTTTGACGTCAAGTTTAAGTGGCTGATTTTATTGTTTTTATATTTTTGTCTCGAAGCGTAATTTGAATTGGATCACTCTATTAACACGATTAATTTTACGCTGAAAAATAACTACTTATATTGCCTGTCATTGGATTTTCTTTTTTGGTAAGTGCAGCTGTTTGGCTGCGTGTTATGTGTTTGAAAGGTAAGTAAGATGTTGAAACCAACTTTGATTGCAGCTTCAGTGTTAGCAACTTTGAGCGGCTGCTCGTCTCTGCAAAACTCACAACAAGTAGTCGATTTGCTCGCAGACAACTTAGATATTCACTACCAAGTTGTGACTAACCATGGAGCCAATGATGGCTTAGCGTGTGAAAACTTAGGTGCGGAATGGGCATCATGTAATCAAGTGATTATGACGCTAGAAAATCAAGGTGATGCGGTTAATGGTAAAGATTGGGCGATTTACTTCCACAGCATTCGCTTAATTCTCGATGTGGATAGCGACCAATTTAAAATCACTCGTGTCACTGGTGACCTACACAAGCTAGAGCCAACCGATAAATTTGATGGTTTTGCCGCAGGTGAAAAAATTGAATTGGGTTTGATTGGTGAATATTGGCAGCTATTTGCGACCGACTTTATGCCGGGCGCGTTTATCACCGCACCAGATGCGCAGCCAAAAATGATTGCTTCACTCAACACAGAAGATGTGGCGAGTTTTGTGTCAGGTTTAGAGGGCGATAACCTAAAACGTACACCGGATGACAACAATGTGTTCGCCACAGCTGTTACCCGTTTTGAAAAGAACGCCGATCTTGCCGAGCAAAATGTATCGACAACACTATTGCCAACCCCTCTGATTGTCGAAGAAGGGCAAGGCGTGGTGAGTATCGCTAAGGGCATTAAGCTCAACAATGCTGATTTCTCAGCAGAGCAGTACGCTGCACTGCAAGCGCGCGCCAATCTACTTGAAGTGAACCTTGCCGGTGAGTTAGCCGTCAATGCTGCGATTGTACCGAGTGAGTTTCCTGAAGATTTAGCGAAATCTGGTGCTTATGAGTTAGTGATCGCTGAAGATGGCATCAAGATCGTAGCATTTGACCAAGCAGGTCTGTTCTACGCAGTGCAATCAATTTTTGCCTTAACGGGTGAGCAAGAGACACTACCAGTATTACGTATTATTGATGCGCCGCGTTTTGATTACCGTGGCGTGATGGTGGATGTCGCGCGTAACTTCCACAGCAAACAAGCGATTCTGGCGACGCTAGACCAAATGGCGGCGTACAAGATGAACAAATTACACCTTCATCTGACTGATGATGAAGGTTGGCGTTTAGAAATACCAGGCCTTCCTGAGCTAACCGACATCGGCGGCCAGCGTTGTTTTGATTTGGATGAACAACAATGTTTGTTACCGCAGTTAGGCTCTGGTCCTTCTTCTGATAATTTTGGTTCGGGCTACTTCAGTAAAGCTGACTACATTGAGATCTTAAAATACGCGGGTGCACGTAACATCGAGGTGATTCCTGAAATCGATATGCCAGCTCACGCACGTTCTGCAGTTGTTTCAATGGAAGCGCGTTACGATCGCTTAATGGCGCAAGGCAAAGAGCAGCAAGCCAATGAATATCGTTTGATGGACCCACAAGACACATCGAATGTTACGACGGTACAGTTTTACGATAAACACAGCTTTATTAACCCATGCTTGGACTCATCGACTCGTTTTGTCGATAAGGTAATTTCTGAAGTCGCAGCGATGCACAATGAGGCAGGCATGCCACTGACGACTTGGCATTTCGGTGGTGATGAAGCGAAGAACATTAAGCTGGGCGCAGGTTTCCAAGATATTAACGCGCAAGACAAAGTGACGTGGAAAGGCTCAATTGACCTGTCTCAACAAGATAAGCCATTTGCTAAATCACCTCAGTGTCAGGCGTTGATTAAAGACGGTACCGTGAGTGACTTTGCTCATCTACCAAGTTACTTCGCTGAAGAAGTGTCTAAGATTGTTGCGCAAAAAGGCATTGCGAATTTCCAAGCGTGGCAAGATGGCTTGAAGTACAGCGAAGGTGGTGAGAAAGCCTTTGCTACTGAAAATACCCGCGTAAACTTCTGGGATGTTCTGTACTGGGGCGGCACTTCTTCGGTGTATGAGTGGTCAGCGAAGGGCTATGACGTGATTGTGTCAAACCCAGATTACGTTTACATGGATATGCCTTACGAAGTTGACCCACAAGAGCGTGGTTACTACTGGGCAACACGTGCGACAGATACTCGTAAGATGTTCGGCTTTGCACCAGAGAACATGCCACAAAACGCTGAAACTTCGGTTGACCGCGATGGCAATGGTTTTACGGGTAAAGGCACCATCGAAGCGAAACCTTTCTACGGTTTGTCTGCGCAGCTTTGGTCAGAGACAGTACGTAACGATGAACAGTATGAATACATGGTGTTCCCACGTGTTCTAGCCGCAGCAGAGCGCGCATGGCACAAAGCGGATTGGGAAAATGAGTACCAAGTGGGCGTAGAATATTCGCAAAGCACCAACTTAGTGGATAAAGCTGCACGTAACCAAGATTACAACCGCTTTGCTAACGTACTTGGTCAACGTGAGTTGGCGAAGCTAGAGAAAGCAGGCATCGATTACCGCCTTCCAGTACCAGGGGCGAAAATTGAGAACGGTAAGTTAGCGATGAACAGTGCATTCCCAGGTATTGAGTTGCAGTACTCAATCGATGGTCAAAACTGGCTAACCTATGCTGACGATGCGCGCCCAAGCGTAAGTGGTGAAGTGTGGATTCGTTCAGTCTCAGCCAGCGGTGAGAAAGCGAGTCGCGTAACCACGCTGAAGTAATTAAACAGTTAGTTAATCATTAAATGGATTTAAGTTGTTGGTAAGCCAAAGCGCCCTGCAGATGCAGGGCCTTTTTTTTGGTTCGGAGTCGGGAACGCTGCGCTTACGGAAGGGGGAGCGCTATGCTGATGGAACACTTGGTTTCGGGAACGTGCCGTAAACGGCACTTACGGATGTCTCCCGAAGAGAGGCGTAAGCCGAACGTCCCGACTCCGTAAGCGCAGCGTTCCCGATTCCAGCTCTTAGGCTTTAGAATAAATATCGCGCTCACCTAGCCAGCGATCGATAATAGCTAAAGCATTTTGAGGGTAGTTGTCGTGAATATGACGTGCGATGCGCTGAACTTCTGGAACTAGGCGTTGATCTCGAACTAAATCCGCGATCTTAAAGTCAGCCATACCAGTCTGCTTGGTGCCAAGCAGCTCACCGGGACCGCGGATCTCCAGATCTTTCTGCGCAATGACAAAGCCGTCGTTACTTTCACGCAGTACGCCAAGGCGCTTTTGTGCTGTTTTGGATAGCGGGGCATGGTAAAGCAGTACACAGTGACTGGCGACGGAGCCTCGACCAACACGACCACGCAACTGGTGTAACTGAGCTAAACCAAGGCGCTCGGGGTTTTCAATGATCATTAAGCTCGAGTTGGGTACATCTACGCCCACCTCAATCACTGTGGTTGCGACCAGTAAGTGCAATTTGTTGTCTTTGAAGTCCTGCATGACTGCCTGTTTTTCTGCTGGCTTCATACGACCGTGAACTAAGCCAATCTTCACATCCGGTAAGATACGTTGCAGCTCTTCTGCGGTATCGGCTGCCGCTTGTGCTTCTAAGACTTCCGACTCATCAATCAAAGTACACACCCAATACGCTTGCTTGCCTTCGTTTAAACAGGCATGACGCACACGTTCTATGATGTCATGGCGCTTGGTATCCGGGATCGCGACAGTTTGTATTGGCGTTCGCCCCGGAGGCAGTTCATCAATCACCGACGTTTCTAAGTCAGCGTAAGCCGTCATCGCCAGAGTGCGAGGAATCGGTGTGGCTGTCATGATCAGCTGGTGTGGGAAGCTACCTTGTTTCTCGCCTTTGGCGCGCAGCTCTAGGCGTTGGTGAACACCAAAGCGGTGCTGCTCATCGATGATCACTAAGGCTAAGTTGTGAAACTCAACATGCTCTTGGAACAGTGCATGTGTGCCGACTACCATTTGTGCTTCACCGCTGGCAATACGTGCCAACTCAGCTTCTTTCGCTTTACCTTTGAGCTTACCAGCCAGCCAACCGACTTGAATGCCCATGCTTTCAAACCAATTAGCAAAGTTGAGTGCGTGCTGCTCGGCAAGCAGTTCGGTTGGTGCCATAAGTGCCACTTGATAACCGTGCTCAATCGCACGCACTGCGGCAAGGGCAGCCACTAAGGTTTTTCCTGAGCCTACGTCACCTTGTACCAAACGCATCATAGGGTGAGGCTTGGCAAGATCTTGTTCAATCTCACCGACTACGCGCGCTTGGGCATTGGTTGGCGAGAACGGCAATTGGCTTAGCAGCTGTTGTTTGAGCTTTTCTACCGCTGGCAAAGCTATCGCCACATCTTGTTGTCCTTTACTGCGTACCGCGAGCATAGAGAGGTTCTGCGCCAGCAACTCTTCCATGATCAAACGCACTTGCGCTGGGTGCTTACCTTCATCAAATTGCGCCAAATCGATATCTGGCGGCGGGCGATGAATGGTGTGCAGCGCTTGCGCGAGGGTGATCTGATGTGGGTACAAGCCACTAGGCAGTAGCTCTTGTACGGCAGCTTTATCGAGTAGCGCTAATGCTTGGTCAGTTAAATTGCGCAGGGTAATTTGGCGCAGACCGTCAGTGGTTGGGTAGACAGGCGTTAAGCTTGGTTCTGTCTCCGCGACTTGGTTTGGCGCATAGAACTTGTAATCAGGATGGACGATTTCCAAGCCATAGTTGCCACGTTTTATCTCACCATAAGCATGCACGGTTTTGCCTTCACTAAAGTTGTTTTTCATTCCCGCAGTGAAGTTGAAAAAGCGTAAGGTGAGCGTGCCGTTACCGTCGCTGATTTTTACCGTCAGCATTTTGCGCTTACCAAATAAGGTATCCACGCTCATGACTTTGCCTTGCACCGCCGCCCACAGACCAGCATGCAATTTGACGATAGGGTAGACACGGGTACGGTCTTCATAACGCAGCGGCAAATGGAACAACAGATCCTGCACACTGCACAAACCAACCTTCTCTAATTTTTCCGCTACTTTAGCGCCGACGCCACTTAAAGACGTCAGAGGGATAGCAGACAGAAGTTGCGACATAACACCAAGCTCATTAACTAAGATGCAGATAGTTAACCATTTGGCTGTGTTTTTGTACAGGAAAAGTGAGCGTAAAGCGTGGAACGCTTTATGGGAACGCTTCGCTTACGGAATACGGAACGTTCGGCTTGCGCCTCACTGCGGGAAGCAGTTGCTTTTCCGTATCAACGCGGTCCCACATTTGTAAGTGCCGTTAACTGTATGTTCCCGAAACGCTTCGCTTACGGATTACGGAGCGTTCGGCTTGCCCCCCACTGTGGGAGGAGGTCGCTTTTCCGTAGCAACGCGTTCCCGCATCTGGAAGTGCAGTTCGCTGCAAGTTCCCGAAACACTTCGCTCACGGATTGGGGAACGTTCGGCTTGCGCCTCTCTTCGGGAGATGGTTGCTTTTCCGTTGCAACGCGGTCCCGCATCTGGAAGTACAGTTCGCTGGATGTTCCCGAAACGCAGTGTTCCGTAACGCGATGCGTTCCCCGCTCTATTTGGCTTGCATCTCTGCCCACCAAGCTTCGTCTGCGACGATCTGACCTTCGTCATCCAGTGGCGGGTATGGGAGTTTTTTGCGTTTGGCGACTTTCGCTAGCACTGGGTGACCGCGTTCAAACAGCGTGCGGTGAATCACTTCTTCTGGCAGGGCGCTTTGTTCGTTGTCGTACATGCCCGCCTCTTGGCGCTGACGCTGTGCTTCGTAGAGAATAATTGCGCTGGCTACCGATACGTTAAGTGACTGCACCATGCCCATCATTGGAATGATGATGTCTTGGTCTGCCAGCTTTTTCGCTTGCTCAGATGCGCCGACTTTCTCACTGCCAAGAATAATTGCGGTCGGTTTGGTGTAATCGATTTGACGAAAATCGACCGCGCTATCAGACAGGTTGGTGACGAGGATTTGCATCCCTTGCGCTTTAAGCTCGGTCACGGCCTCTTCAATGGTGCGGTGGTTGTCTACCTCAACCCAGTTGCGTGCACCCGCTGAGGTGTGGGTGAGAGTGCGCATTTTATCCGGCCAGATGGCATGGATTTTATGCAGTCCGGTCGCGTCTGCGGTACGGACTACTGCCGAAACGTTATTAGGTTTATGCACCTCTTCCATGCAGACGGTGAGGTCGGTTTGGCGAGCTTTAAGGACTTGTTGGATACGTTGGTAGCGTTCTAGATTCATAACATTGATCGTAAAAATAAGGCCCTTGAAAGCGAAGCTTCAAGGGCCTGAAGTGACGTTAATTAG is part of the Vibrio ponticus genome and harbors:
- a CDS encoding beta-N-acetylhexosaminidase → MLKPTLIAASVLATLSGCSSLQNSQQVVDLLADNLDIHYQVVTNHGANDGLACENLGAEWASCNQVIMTLENQGDAVNGKDWAIYFHSIRLILDVDSDQFKITRVTGDLHKLEPTDKFDGFAAGEKIELGLIGEYWQLFATDFMPGAFITAPDAQPKMIASLNTEDVASFVSGLEGDNLKRTPDDNNVFATAVTRFEKNADLAEQNVSTTLLPTPLIVEEGQGVVSIAKGIKLNNADFSAEQYAALQARANLLEVNLAGELAVNAAIVPSEFPEDLAKSGAYELVIAEDGIKIVAFDQAGLFYAVQSIFALTGEQETLPVLRIIDAPRFDYRGVMVDVARNFHSKQAILATLDQMAAYKMNKLHLHLTDDEGWRLEIPGLPELTDIGGQRCFDLDEQQCLLPQLGSGPSSDNFGSGYFSKADYIEILKYAGARNIEVIPEIDMPAHARSAVVSMEARYDRLMAQGKEQQANEYRLMDPQDTSNVTTVQFYDKHSFINPCLDSSTRFVDKVISEVAAMHNEAGMPLTTWHFGGDEAKNIKLGAGFQDINAQDKVTWKGSIDLSQQDKPFAKSPQCQALIKDGTVSDFAHLPSYFAEEVSKIVAQKGIANFQAWQDGLKYSEGGEKAFATENTRVNFWDVLYWGGTSSVYEWSAKGYDVIVSNPDYVYMDMPYEVDPQERGYYWATRATDTRKMFGFAPENMPQNAETSVDRDGNGFTGKGTIEAKPFYGLSAQLWSETVRNDEQYEYMVFPRVLAAAERAWHKADWENEYQVGVEYSQSTNLVDKAARNQDYNRFANVLGQRELAKLEKAGIDYRLPVPGAKIENGKLAMNSAFPGIELQYSIDGQNWLTYADDARPSVSGEVWIRSVSASGEKASRVTTLK
- the recG gene encoding ATP-dependent DNA helicase RecG, with protein sequence MSQLLSAIPLTSLSGVGAKVAEKLEKVGLCSVQDLLFHLPLRYEDRTRVYPIVKLHAGLWAAVQGKVMSVDTLFGKRKMLTVKISDGNGTLTLRFFNFTAGMKNNFSEGKTVHAYGEIKRGNYGLEIVHPDYKFYAPNQVAETEPSLTPVYPTTDGLRQITLRNLTDQALALLDKAAVQELLPSGLYPHQITLAQALHTIHRPPPDIDLAQFDEGKHPAQVRLIMEELLAQNLSMLAVRSKGQQDVAIALPAVEKLKQQLLSQLPFSPTNAQARVVGEIEQDLAKPHPMMRLVQGDVGSGKTLVAALAAVRAIEHGYQVALMAPTELLAEQHALNFANWFESMGIQVGWLAGKLKGKAKEAELARIASGEAQMVVGTHALFQEHVEFHNLALVIIDEQHRFGVHQRLELRAKGEKQGSFPHQLIMTATPIPRTLAMTAYADLETSVIDELPPGRTPIQTVAIPDTKRHDIIERVRHACLNEGKQAYWVCTLIDESEVLEAQAAADTAEELQRILPDVKIGLVHGRMKPAEKQAVMQDFKDNKLHLLVATTVIEVGVDVPNSSLMIIENPERLGLAQLHQLRGRVGRGSVASHCVLLYHAPLSKTAQKRLGVLRESNDGFVIAQKDLEIRGPGELLGTKQTGMADFKIADLVRDQRLVPEVQRIARHIHDNYPQNALAIIDRWLGERDIYSKA
- the trmH gene encoding tRNA (guanosine(18)-2'-O)-methyltransferase TrmH, with the translated sequence MNLERYQRIQQVLKARQTDLTVCMEEVHKPNNVSAVVRTADATGLHKIHAIWPDKMRTLTHTSAGARNWVEVDNHRTIEEAVTELKAQGMQILVTNLSDSAVDFRQIDYTKPTAIILGSEKVGASEQAKKLADQDIIIPMMGMVQSLNVSVASAIILYEAQRQRQEAGMYDNEQSALPEEVIHRTLFERGHPVLAKVAKRKKLPYPPLDDEGQIVADEAWWAEMQAK